A genome region from Flavobacterium sp. includes the following:
- a CDS encoding Rho termination factor has product MPNPRIKNEEQYQALVKKGYSKEKSARIANTPDAGEKGGKSKPYEEWTKGELYEQAKKVGVPGRSYMNKKSLIKSLRTN; this is encoded by the coding sequence ATGCCAAATCCACGAATTAAAAACGAAGAACAATATCAGGCTTTAGTTAAAAAGGGATACAGTAAAGAAAAATCTGCTCGTATTGCCAATACACCTGATGCAGGAGAAAAAGGCGGAAAATCAAAGCCTTATGAAGAATGGACAAAAGGAGAACTCTACGAACAAGCTAAAAAAGTGGGTGTTCCGGGACGCTCTTATATGAATAAAAAGAGTTTGATAAAATCTTTAAGAACTAATTAA
- a CDS encoding DNA topoisomerase IB, translating to MNTARTQKLMTQLIKTPHLVLEKLELVYVNNQNLPIERCQGEDGFIYKKNGRCIKQKSEIKRFNSLVLPPAWVNVKISDLSNGHLQAVGLDVKNRKQYRYHPKWNLIRNQTKFYKIAEFGQKLPSIRKQVDIDLEQKEWSKEKVTALVIRLMEETHIRIGNEKYAKDNKSYGLSTLRKRHININKNSLRFEFIGKKGKQHTITTRNKQLIKLVSRCEEIPGWEVFKYYDKNGERKVLDSHMVNEYLHNISGEYFSAKDFRTWAASIIFFENLMELGVTSDEKEIKKNIVLAYDATAEALGNTRNVCKNYYVHPLLVSTYEDGSIGQYFDKVKKSRSNKKYFSRTESAFAELIENYQVSLL from the coding sequence ATGAATACCGCCAGAACTCAAAAACTAATGACACAGTTGATTAAAACGCCTCATTTGGTGTTAGAAAAACTGGAATTGGTTTATGTCAACAATCAGAATTTACCAATTGAAAGATGCCAGGGAGAAGATGGTTTTATTTATAAAAAAAACGGACGCTGTATAAAGCAAAAAAGTGAAATAAAACGTTTCAACAGTTTGGTTTTACCGCCGGCGTGGGTAAATGTAAAAATCAGCGATTTATCAAACGGGCATTTGCAGGCAGTTGGTTTAGATGTCAAAAACAGAAAACAATATAGATATCATCCAAAATGGAATTTAATCCGCAATCAAACCAAGTTTTATAAAATTGCAGAATTCGGACAAAAGCTTCCCTCTATACGAAAACAGGTTGATATTGATTTGGAACAAAAAGAATGGTCGAAAGAAAAAGTCACTGCGCTTGTGATCAGGCTAATGGAAGAAACTCATATCCGAATTGGAAATGAAAAATACGCCAAAGACAATAAATCATACGGTTTGTCGACTTTGCGAAAAAGACACATCAATATCAATAAAAATTCACTTCGTTTTGAATTCATCGGAAAAAAAGGAAAACAGCACACGATTACAACCAGAAACAAACAATTGATAAAACTGGTAAGCCGCTGCGAGGAAATTCCGGGTTGGGAAGTATTTAAATATTACGATAAAAACGGCGAAAGAAAGGTTTTAGATAGTCATATGGTTAATGAATATCTGCACAACATTTCGGGCGAATATTTCAGTGCCAAAGATTTCAGAACCTGGGCCGCCTCAATTATATTCTTTGAAAATCTGATGGAACTTGGTGTAACATCAGACGAAAAAGAAATCAAAAAAAATATTGTTCTGGCTTATGATGCCACGGCCGAAGCACTCGGAAACACCAGAAATGTCTGCAAAAATTATTACGTTCATCCGCTTTTGGTTTCGACTTATGAAGACGGATCGATCGGGCAGTATTTTGATAAAGTAAAAAAAAGCCGAAGCAATAAAAAGTATTTTTCACGAACTGAAAGTGCCTTCGCAGAATTAATAGAAAACTATCAAGTAAGTTTATTATAA
- a CDS encoding DUF1328 family protein translates to MLRWTVIFIILAIIAGIFGFGGIAAGAASIAKILFFIFLVLFIISLISGRRSV, encoded by the coding sequence ATGTTACGTTGGACAGTCATATTTATTATTCTGGCAATTATTGCAGGAATATTTGGTTTTGGTGGAATTGCCGCTGGAGCCGCTAGTATAGCAAAAATTTTATTTTTCATATTCTTAGTGTTATTTATTATTTCGCTTATAAGCGGAAGAAGAAGTGTTTAA
- a CDS encoding DUF5661 family protein yields the protein MGTKSGAYQDVYIKRRDEMVSLKNDVTDFCEKYIKPVYPKDWDWSTRDFENPENDPTIAEARAIADVVYKDLLDEKHTEVDLSTMNNVEAIKAYLNPESKHADFNMEEFAFALKVELEHGKIRDVNVTNNHPFLTAMIALAHMTETLTYYKRLKVMEAEGEIFEIMRKIENLTDGKEEWYKELSKAKEELDEAKKGLAERLQKMDDIPVLEKIGD from the coding sequence ATGGGAACTAAAAGTGGAGCTTATCAGGATGTTTATATCAAACGACGAGACGAAATGGTAAGTTTAAAAAACGATGTAACAGATTTTTGCGAAAAATACATCAAACCTGTATATCCAAAAGACTGGGACTGGTCGACACGTGATTTTGAAAATCCTGAAAACGACCCAACTATTGCCGAAGCCAGAGCCATAGCAGATGTTGTTTATAAAGATTTGCTCGACGAAAAACATACAGAAGTAGATTTGTCTACAATGAACAATGTTGAAGCTATTAAAGCCTATTTGAATCCTGAGAGCAAACATGCCGATTTTAATATGGAAGAATTTGCTTTTGCTTTAAAAGTAGAACTCGAACACGGGAAAATAAGAGATGTAAACGTGACGAACAATCATCCTTTTTTAACAGCAATGATTGCATTGGCGCACATGACCGAAACCCTGACGTACTATAAACGCCTGAAGGTGATGGAAGCGGAAGGTGAAATTTTTGAAATTATGAGAAAAATAGAAAATCTAACCGATGGAAAAGAGGAGTGGTACAAAGAATTAAGTAAAGCCAAAGAGGAATTAGACGAAGCAAAAAAAGGCTTAGCAGAACGTTTACAAAAAATGGATGACATTCCGGTGTTAGAAAAAATAGGAGACTAA
- a CDS encoding ferritin-like domain-containing protein: MKTTDSKKETTPKQTVKRGVTKPKSNAAAGLTELFEESLKDLYWAEKALTKALPTMAKNATSDELIKAINSHLVETEEHVTRLEKVFELIGKKATAKKCDAMEGLIEEGKGILEETEIGVVRDAGIIAASQKIEHYEIATYGTLRQFAETLGYDEAVTLLEQTLDEEKGADKLLTEVAVSAVNLEAAEIEMEE, translated from the coding sequence ATGAAAACTACTGATAGTAAGAAAGAAACCACACCGAAACAAACGGTAAAAAGAGGAGTTACAAAACCAAAATCTAATGCAGCTGCAGGATTAACAGAATTATTTGAAGAAAGCCTGAAAGATTTATACTGGGCAGAGAAAGCTTTAACAAAAGCACTTCCTACAATGGCTAAAAACGCAACTTCAGATGAACTAATCAAAGCGATAAATAGCCATTTGGTCGAAACAGAAGAGCATGTAACACGTTTAGAAAAAGTTTTCGAACTAATAGGGAAAAAAGCAACAGCTAAAAAATGCGATGCAATGGAGGGTTTAATTGAAGAAGGAAAAGGAATTCTTGAAGAAACTGAAATTGGTGTAGTTCGTGATGCTGGAATTATTGCAGCAAGCCAAAAAATCGAACATTATGAAATTGCAACTTACGGTACTTTAAGACAATTTGCAGAAACTTTGGGCTACGATGAAGCGGTAACTCTTTTAGAACAAACGCTTGATGAAGAAAAAGGAGCAGATAAGTTACTTACAGAAGTTGCTGTAAGTGCTGTAAATCTTGAAGCTGCAGAAATAGAAATGGAAGAATAA
- a CDS encoding DNA-formamidopyrimidine glycosylase family protein, with amino-acid sequence MPEGPSILILKEEADQFTGKEVIEVSGNTAIDKERLRNKKILSFKTWGKHFLICFEDFTIKIHMMMFGTYRINEKKESAPRLHLGFSNGEINFYTCSVKVLEGPINQYYNWSEDVLNENWNPKKAKQSLDKIPNDMICDAVLEQNIFAGVGNIIKNEVLYRCFVHPESLVGKIPPEKIDEIIAECSIYSFEFLYWKKKFELKKHWLAYSQKECKRCNLPLIKKPTGKKNRRSFFCTNCQKLYI; translated from the coding sequence ATGCCCGAAGGTCCATCTATATTGATTTTGAAAGAAGAAGCAGATCAGTTTACCGGAAAAGAAGTAATCGAAGTTTCAGGAAATACTGCTATCGATAAAGAACGTTTGAGAAATAAAAAGATTTTATCCTTTAAAACCTGGGGAAAACACTTTTTAATTTGTTTTGAAGATTTCACGATTAAAATTCACATGATGATGTTTGGAACTTACAGAATAAATGAAAAAAAGGAAAGTGCACCAAGGTTGCATTTAGGATTTTCAAATGGTGAAATTAATTTTTATACTTGTTCTGTAAAGGTTTTAGAAGGACCGATAAATCAATATTACAACTGGAGTGAAGATGTTTTAAATGAAAACTGGAATCCGAAAAAAGCAAAACAAAGTTTAGATAAAATTCCGAATGACATGATTTGTGATGCGGTTTTAGAGCAAAATATATTTGCAGGAGTAGGGAATATTATAAAAAATGAAGTTTTGTACCGATGTTTTGTTCATCCGGAATCTTTAGTTGGAAAAATTCCGCCTGAAAAAATAGACGAAATTATAGCCGAATGTTCGATTTACAGTTTTGAATTTTTGTATTGGAAAAAGAAATTTGAACTCAAAAAACACTGGCTTGCTTATTCTCAAAAAGAATGCAAAAGATGCAATTTACCACTAATTAAAAAACCGACAGGGAAGAAAAACCGTCGAAGTTTTTTCTGTACTAACTGCCAGAAGCTTTATATATGA
- a CDS encoding DUF72 domain-containing protein, producing MKNEILIGCSSYNNRYWKGIFYPDNLAYSKWFEFYYQHFRTYEFNGSFYRFPTLKTLTNWYDKVPEDFLFSVKAPKEITHIKQFFDCENRLAEFYDVCKNGLKEKLACVLFQFPPSYNFTSERLEQIIRNLDLKFKNVIEFRHVSWWNQEVWDAFLENDITFCSVSHPDLPQTIFKEFPLIYIRLHGVPKLFYSSYSLQELLNIRDETHSKSGFIYFNNTASEAGILNALELKRLV from the coding sequence ATGAAAAATGAAATTTTAATAGGCTGTTCAAGTTACAATAATCGCTATTGGAAGGGAATTTTTTACCCTGACAATCTGGCATACTCGAAGTGGTTTGAGTTTTATTACCAGCATTTTAGAACGTATGAGTTCAACGGAAGCTTTTATAGGTTTCCGACACTTAAAACCTTAACAAACTGGTATGATAAAGTGCCTGAAGATTTTCTTTTTTCAGTAAAAGCGCCAAAAGAAATTACGCATATCAAGCAATTTTTTGATTGTGAAAATCGGCTTGCAGAATTTTATGATGTATGTAAAAATGGTTTAAAAGAAAAACTGGCGTGTGTATTATTTCAGTTTCCGCCAAGCTATAATTTTACTTCAGAAAGATTAGAGCAAATAATCAGGAATTTAGACTTAAAATTCAAGAATGTAATTGAGTTTCGCCACGTAAGCTGGTGGAATCAAGAAGTTTGGGATGCATTTCTGGAAAACGATATCACGTTTTGCAGTGTAAGTCATCCTGATTTACCACAGACTATTTTTAAAGAATTTCCTCTGATTTACATTCGTCTGCACGGAGTTCCGAAGTTGTTTTATTCAAGTTATTCACTTCAAGAATTACTTAATATAAGAGATGAAACTCATTCAAAATCAGGATTTATATATTTTAATAATACCGCTAGTGAAGCCGGAATTTTGAATGCCTTGGAGTTGAAGAGGTTAGTTTAA
- a CDS encoding pyridoxamine 5'-phosphate oxidase family protein, which produces MGDHKDLTENLAADKIKELAENIKTCMFCTYNSDRLQSRPMSVQKVDDLGRLWFLSDRNSSQNAEITLNPQVELFFSEPHDKFLTLHGTATISYDRETIKELYDPIVKVWMPGGEDDPNLSVITVTPEDGYYWNNKHGKMVAIAKMTAAFVTGKVMDDGIEGNLKL; this is translated from the coding sequence ATGGGAGATCATAAAGACCTTACAGAGAATTTAGCTGCCGATAAAATCAAAGAATTAGCAGAAAATATAAAAACATGCATGTTTTGCACTTACAACAGCGACAGACTGCAATCAAGACCAATGTCGGTTCAAAAAGTAGACGATTTAGGACGCCTTTGGTTTTTGTCTGACCGCAACAGTAGTCAGAATGCGGAAATTACTCTAAATCCGCAAGTTGAATTATTCTTTTCTGAACCTCACGATAAATTCCTTACCCTTCACGGAACGGCCACTATTTCGTACGACAGAGAAACAATCAAAGAACTTTACGACCCGATTGTAAAAGTTTGGATGCCGGGCGGCGAAGATGACCCGAACCTCAGCGTTATTACTGTAACTCCTGAAGATGGATATTACTGGAACAATAAACACGGTAAAATGGTAGCAATTGCAAAAATGACTGCAGCCTTTGTAACCGGAAAAGTTATGGATGATGGTATTGAAGGCAATTTGAAATTGTAA
- a CDS encoding response regulator yields MKKWTIFYTDDDEDDLSIFTDAVDSLSKDITLQTYSGGEKLLNAIYNPPPTPNVIFLDLNMPGKNGFDVLTELKGSKGNSDIPVIIFSTSNEPSIIEKCLALGANYFITKPVLMKDIIKSIEHSLTINWKEFVPDRKTFVYKL; encoded by the coding sequence ATGAAAAAATGGACGATCTTCTACACAGATGATGACGAAGACGATTTGAGCATATTTACAGATGCTGTAGATTCATTGTCAAAAGATATTACACTGCAGACCTATTCGGGGGGAGAAAAGCTTTTAAATGCTATTTACAATCCGCCTCCTACACCTAATGTAATCTTTTTGGATTTGAATATGCCGGGTAAAAACGGGTTTGATGTTTTAACCGAACTCAAAGGTTCAAAGGGAAACAGTGATATTCCTGTGATTATTTTTTCAACTTCAAACGAACCCAGTATTATTGAAAAATGTCTTGCTTTAGGGGCTAATTATTTTATTACTAAGCCTGTATTGATGAAGGACATTATCAAATCAATAGAACATTCTCTTACTATAAACTGGAAAGAGTTTGTGCCAGACAGAAAGACTTTTGTTTATAAATTATAA
- a CDS encoding PAS domain-containing protein, producing MNNTHYDFLANGGEMGLLTRTKDWSKTPVGAVETWPQSLRTTLGILLNSKFPMFLFWGPEHICFYNDAYRPSLGNDGKHPDILGQKGAEYWSEIWGFISPLIDQVLTKGESTWHEDLLLPIYRNGKMEDVYWTFSYSPVINDDGHIAGVLVICNETTDKVNIRKNLEESNKRYRDNILQAPVAMSIFRGKDFVVEIANEPMCELWERKELDVLNIPIFTSIPEAAGQGLEDILLNVYTTGQRFTANELPVKLTRNGKIVDTFINVVYEALKEPDGTISGILAIANDVTLQVTARNILHESEKSFKNIIRQVPLGIAVLKGADLVVEMVNETYLQIIDKTEEETLNKSVFESIPESKETVQPLLSQVYENGIPFSSNELRVTLNRYGRKEDCYFNLVFHPLREENNEVSGVIVVGYEVTESVKAKHYLSESENAFRSLVMQSPIAMTIFKGKDYIIELANTAMLNEIWQKNPNETIGKPAFEVFPELLNQKYPELLGKVLIEGKIIRENESIAFINIKGKLQKFYLDYQYTPLHEKTGEISSVMITVNDVTEKVEARKKVEEAEERARLASEIAEIVTWDLNVQTQELIYSDNLPKLFGLPENVKISRPQVLERIYTEDLPAIDKAYQTALKTNIYKYEARVLKPDNTTSWIRVHGKIFFDELKNPIKMLGTVMDVTDEKSNQEVLMKSEQKFRLLADSMPQFVWTSDAIGNLNYFNQSLYDFTGLTKDDVETNGWLQVIHPDDREENINRWMEAIKTGNEFLFEHRFRHHDGKYRWQFSRATPQKDIEGKIQMWVGTSSDIQNQRDFTDLLEKQVHDRTEELELKNRDLINMNIELQSFAYISSHDLQEPLRKIQTFSSRLGELDDESISAKAKTYLERIEFSAKRMQTLIQDLLTYSRTNSAERIFVKTNLDEIVEEVIMDFSDRIEEKNAVIDLHPLGEGTVMPFQFRQLLHNLIGNALKFSRKDVPPQIQIKAHRIIGNKLNFKVDFPDKIYFCLRISDNGIGFDDDYKERIFEVFQRLNTESEYSGTGIGLAIVKKIVENHKGIIKAHSEKGQGATFKVFVPEL from the coding sequence ATGAACAATACACATTATGATTTCCTGGCTAATGGCGGTGAAATGGGACTGCTGACGCGCACCAAAGATTGGAGCAAAACTCCTGTAGGTGCTGTCGAAACATGGCCGCAGAGTCTTCGTACTACGCTTGGAATTCTTTTAAACTCAAAATTCCCAATGTTTTTATTTTGGGGACCTGAACATATTTGTTTTTACAACGATGCTTATCGTCCGAGTTTAGGAAACGACGGAAAACATCCTGATATACTAGGACAAAAAGGTGCTGAATACTGGTCGGAAATCTGGGGATTTATAAGTCCGCTTATCGATCAGGTTTTAACAAAAGGCGAATCTACCTGGCATGAAGATTTACTGCTGCCGATTTACAGAAACGGAAAAATGGAAGATGTTTACTGGACTTTCAGCTATAGTCCCGTAATAAATGATGACGGACACATTGCCGGAGTTCTCGTAATTTGCAACGAAACGACCGATAAAGTAAATATTCGAAAAAATCTGGAAGAAAGTAACAAACGCTACCGGGATAATATTTTGCAGGCACCCGTCGCCATGAGCATTTTTAGAGGAAAAGATTTTGTGGTTGAAATTGCCAATGAACCCATGTGTGAACTTTGGGAACGTAAAGAACTGGATGTGTTGAATATTCCTATTTTTACCTCAATTCCTGAAGCGGCCGGACAAGGTTTAGAAGATATTCTTTTAAATGTTTATACGACTGGACAGCGATTTACAGCAAATGAACTTCCGGTAAAACTTACCAGAAATGGTAAAATCGTGGATACTTTTATTAATGTCGTTTATGAAGCTCTAAAAGAACCTGATGGAACGATATCCGGAATTTTGGCCATTGCAAACGATGTTACGCTTCAGGTTACGGCAAGAAACATACTGCATGAAAGCGAAAAAAGTTTTAAAAATATTATACGGCAGGTACCCCTTGGCATTGCAGTTTTAAAAGGCGCTGATCTGGTCGTTGAAATGGTTAATGAAACTTACTTGCAAATTATAGACAAAACCGAAGAAGAAACCCTTAACAAATCGGTTTTTGAATCTATACCCGAAAGTAAAGAAACCGTTCAGCCGTTGCTTTCTCAGGTTTATGAAAATGGAATTCCTTTTTCTTCAAATGAGCTTCGGGTGACATTAAACCGTTATGGCAGAAAAGAAGACTGCTATTTTAATTTGGTTTTTCATCCTTTAAGAGAAGAAAACAATGAGGTTTCAGGTGTAATTGTTGTGGGGTATGAAGTGACAGAATCTGTAAAAGCAAAACATTATTTGTCTGAAAGTGAAAATGCATTCAGAAGTCTCGTTATGCAGTCGCCAATTGCCATGACTATTTTTAAGGGCAAAGATTATATTATCGAATTGGCCAATACAGCCATGCTTAATGAAATTTGGCAGAAAAATCCAAACGAAACAATTGGCAAACCAGCTTTTGAGGTATTTCCGGAGCTTTTAAATCAAAAATATCCTGAGTTATTAGGTAAAGTGCTGATCGAAGGCAAAATAATACGGGAAAACGAATCTATTGCCTTTATCAACATAAAAGGAAAACTGCAGAAGTTTTATCTTGATTATCAATATACGCCTCTGCATGAAAAAACAGGTGAAATTTCATCTGTAATGATTACCGTTAACGATGTTACAGAAAAGGTTGAAGCCCGGAAAAAAGTAGAGGAAGCTGAAGAAAGAGCTCGTTTAGCCTCTGAAATTGCAGAAATTGTAACCTGGGATTTGAATGTTCAGACTCAGGAATTAATCTATTCTGATAATCTACCGAAGCTTTTTGGACTTCCTGAAAATGTAAAAATTTCACGTCCGCAAGTTTTAGAACGAATTTATACCGAAGATCTTCCTGCTATCGATAAAGCTTATCAAACGGCTTTAAAAACCAATATTTACAAATACGAAGCCCGTGTTCTTAAACCTGATAATACAACATCCTGGATACGGGTACATGGCAAAATATTTTTTGATGAATTAAAAAATCCGATAAAAATGCTGGGAACTGTAATGGATGTTACGGATGAAAAAAGCAATCAGGAAGTTTTAATGAAAAGCGAACAGAAATTCAGGCTCCTTGCCGATTCTATGCCGCAATTTGTCTGGACAAGTGATGCGATTGGTAATTTGAATTACTTTAATCAGTCATTGTATGATTTTACCGGACTTACCAAAGATGATGTAGAAACAAACGGATGGCTTCAGGTTATTCATCCTGATGATCGCGAAGAAAATATTAATCGCTGGATGGAAGCCATAAAAACCGGAAATGAGTTTTTATTTGAACACCGTTTCAGGCATCATGACGGAAAATACCGCTGGCAATTCAGCCGTGCGACTCCTCAAAAAGATATTGAAGGAAAAATTCAAATGTGGGTAGGTACAAGCTCTGATATTCAGAACCAAAGAGATTTTACAGACTTACTCGAAAAACAAGTTCATGACCGAACTGAGGAACTGGAATTAAAGAATCGGGATCTGATCAACATGAACATAGAACTTCAGTCTTTTGCCTATATTTCGAGTCATGATTTACAAGAACCGCTTCGTAAAATTCAGACTTTTTCAAGTCGTTTGGGCGAGTTAGATGATGAAAGTATTTCGGCAAAAGCCAAAACTTATTTAGAGCGAATTGAGTTCTCAGCCAAAAGAATGCAAACGCTTATACAAGATCTTCTCACCTATTCGAGAACAAATTCTGCCGAAAGAATTTTTGTTAAAACGAATTTAGATGAAATTGTAGAAGAGGTAATCATGGATTTTTCTGACCGAATTGAAGAAAAAAATGCCGTGATTGACCTTCATCCCTTAGGAGAAGGAACTGTAATGCCGTTTCAGTTCAGACAGTTACTGCATAATTTGATTGGAAATGCCTTAAAATTTTCCCGCAAAGATGTGCCGCCGCAAATACAAATCAAAGCCCACAGAATTATTGGAAATAAACTGAATTTTAAAGTTGATTTTCCTGATAAGATTTATTTCTGCCTGAGAATTTCAGACAACGGAATTGGTTTTGATGATGATTATAAAGAACGCATTTTTGAGGTATTTCAGAGATTAAATACTGAAAGTGAATACTCCGGAACCGGAATTGGACTGGCAATCGTAAAAAAGATTGTCGAAAACCACAAAGGAATTATAAAAGCACACAGCGAAAAAGGCCAGGGAGCTACTTTTAAAGTTTTCGTGCCTGAATTATAA